From the genome of Kwoniella dejecticola CBS 10117 chromosome 3, complete sequence:
GCAAAGACTGCATGAACCACTGTCGTACATTATACGGATTAAAAGCCAGAATACCAAAACTACTGACAATCAACAAACAGACAAACGATATAACCAGCTCAAAACTCCCCAGCCGAGGAATATATAATCATATCTACCAAAATCTCGCTAAACGCGACTCGCTAATCTTTCACACCAAACCCAAAACGATATAATACAGTTGTATAGAAACATCGATATGTGATTGGTTTCGGTTGAGATCACACAACTACAACTTCCAGGTGTCTGCTCCAAACCCTTCTGGCGGTGCTGTCAGATACGAAGCGCCATCACCGTTCCAATCGGCAGCTGCGATGACCCAGTCGGATCTGTCAGCGTATATTCTCACACGATCTCGtaagcaagagcaagaaatgttgactcactcttttgATAGACTGTATTGCCCCACCAGTTGATCGAAGCACCGGGCAATCccaagaaaaggaagatcGCTATGGCCGACAAAGCGGTTCCGACGTCCAGTGCAGCCGACAAGACGTAATTGTACTATAAATTGGATATTTGTCAGTTTGTATGCCCTTGCTTTCCAAGTTCCATAAGGCATTAAGCGAGGACTTCGGACACACCTTGGACCACCAAGCGAATTGCTTTCTCCTTAACcagaattggaagatgaaaCCCGTCAAAAGCCAACTGGCGTAGTTGACACCGGACGCGGGCGGAATAAAAAGGGCACCGCTGAATACGACCGGAAGATTCAAGTTCCTGAAGATCGATTTGGGATATTTCCTGACCCATAACCAGAATGGGATCGGTAAAACAGCTCCGACGATAAGGGCGTATGTTTGTGGGTGGTAAAGCGATCCTTTGCTGAAAAGCCTTTCTGGTCCAATCAATCCCCTGCAACAAGCCAAGccacatcagcatcgatgTGATGGAACGATATGTTGTAGGCGACTCACCAGATAATAGATGAAGTGAAGAATACTTTGGTCGAGGCGCAAGTCAACAAGGATTTCTGGCCCGCAGCGCACATGTCGGGTATCTTGGCAAACATCAACTCCTTGGTAGCGCTTTGAATGAAACATGCTATTGCTGTCGCTGACAATTGTGCGACAAAAGTGGCTCGAGGTGGGACCTTCATGTAGTGTCCGAGCTTTTGATCTTGGATGAAAGATAGACCAGCGACGACGGTTTGCACTGTGAAAACCTTACACAACTGCAACATCCATGTACAAGATTCTCAGCAAGGAATTTTCATCTAGAACAGAGGAGATATACTCACCATACCGGGGATGGGCTGACCCTGGAACATATAACCAGGGATCAACTCCGCCAGCAGGTTGATAGCAGGTTGTTGAGATGTCATGGCGTAAATGAAGGCCGAGGGGATGATGTAcacgaaaggcaaagccaCAGCAACGAGGTACCCCCAAACAGGTAATTCTGTGTGGTAAACCTCGATGGCTGTGACGGCCAACGTGAAAACGACAGCGAAAAGAGCCAAGAACCACCAGTCCGGTACTTCGGGATAAtgcttcatcaacttcataTGGATGTCGTCGGCTTCGGTCTTGACGTTGATTACTGCTCGATAGATTCTAGGTCCATGGTATAGAGCTGTGTGTACCAGTAGCGCGGTGGCCAAGGCGAAAGCAAGCATGAAAGTCATCGAGAAAGTCGCCGAGAGGTATACGGGCGAATACATCGCGTAAGCCGTAGTATTGAGTCTGATATCGGGAGTGAGAATGTTGAAGATATCGTATGACGAGCCGAATCGATCCGCAGCTTGAATGACATTGACAGGTAGATAGGCGAATTCCCATACGTTGTTGTAGTAGAGGATAGGTACCAGAATCCAGAAGAACAGCACAAATCCTACTCCGACATTCACCTCAGCCCACCAAGGAGCAGTGAGAGGAGATCCGATCCAAGTGATCTGAGTCCAGTCGAATGTCAAGACACCCATACCAAGACCGGTCGAGATACCGAATAGCTCGTTGACTACCTTGTTTTTCGGTGCGATCCAACAAGCATACGAGAAATACGATAAGGCAGTGAATATGAAGCCTGTATAATGTAGCGTTAGCGCCGCTCACGAGAATGGGGCGGCATACTGTGGCAGGAGACGTACCAGGGAAAAAATAGTATGCGAAGGCACCACCCATGCAGATGAGCAAGAATCTCAGTCGGCTCATACCACCTTGGAAaccatcttcctccgcgTGCAGGGTGTTCAAGTTGGTAGTGACGACCAGGTTTCCAGGCCAAATCATCGATGCGGGCCAGACGACAAATCGCCTACATATTCCGGCCATCGTGAAACCGGTCAATTGAGTGGCCAGGATCAACATGATGTCGAAGCCGTAACCGAATTTGTGCTTGTAGTACAATTCACTCGATACCGTAGCGTAAAGAGCGTATGCAGGACCGATAGCTACGTTAGCCATCATCACAATGATGGTATGCTCTTTGATATTGAATGGACCAGGGTTGAAGGTGAACTCTGATCCTCCTAGGAACCGAGGGACTTTCCACGTCGTGATCGGTAAGAGATATGCGGCGAATTTACCGACTGGATAGGCGACGACTCTGGATTTTGGCCATTAGCCTCCAGCTGCATGCGACTGACATTAATACTCACTGAACAATAAGAGGGGAGATGTATGGAGCTGGCGTTCGGAAGTGGAAAAAGGTATTGATACCTGAACCGATCACGACGAACAGGATACCAAGTACCCACGCTCTAAACGTGAGAGCTGTCATATGACGGAAGATGTGTCAGCCGAATACCGTTGTCGTTTTCCGGGGTATGTCAGGCGGACTTACCGGGCATTTCGGGGTCATCAATGTTCGAAACCGAAGCTCTTACTTCCGGATAAGGACTGTCTTCCTCCACCATACCTGGATCGAGTACACCCAGACTCTCATCTCCATTTTCGCTCGCTTCTTTGTGAAGACCACCTAATCCATCTCCCCAAGTAGTCTTGCCATCAGGTATAGTCATATCACCTGTCATTTCAGTCATACCGTAACTCCCTCGACTgtatcctcttccactttccGATACGATGTCCGTATCGGTCTCTGAGATCAGTGGGGCGGAGGACTTCATACGTCTGTTGTTTGATGTCGTGGGTCGATATGATAATCCAGGTTCTGATAATCCTGAGTCTTCTGAGATTCTTGACATATCGGTAGTAGTGGTGAAATTCGTCGTTGCTGTTCCTGTTCTAGCACTCGAACCTCTTTTACGGTTCAAACGATCCATCAAAGATGCTCCGGAGGGCGGTCGTTTAGACTTCCTGGCTATGATAGGCCCGTTGTTGTCGCTTGCGGATGACATGGTGAACGCAAACGACGAGTTGTTGGGATTATGAAACCCGCTGAACGGAGGCGGGTTGGATTTATCATATGTCAATTCCGGTAAGTGGCCTCCAACATCCATGACACCAGTTGGAGTAGGTACTTTACCATCGACGAATAGTGACCTCGGGGTGTTACTGAGTCCAGGCGTGTTGAGATGAGTACCATCGGGACCTGAGCTACTCGAGATGTTGGTTGTAGTACCGGCGGTAGTGGGCAGATGACTTGAAGGAGGTGCCGATGTTGAGTAATCTGATATAGTCCCTAATGCAGGTACAGCGGCTGTGGTAGGTCGGTGGAAAGCAAAaacttcttcgtcttcttcttcttcatcctcttcttcaaagtcatcctcatcttcgtctccttcccTGTAGAATTGCTGTTCCGGTAATTCATCTGCACTAATGCCAGAAGCAGCAGTATCTAATCTTGCTGTTGGCTGTCTTCGTTTCCTGCCAGTACCCGTTCGACGTCCGCCTGCAGTCGAAGGTCTTCCGCCCGATGTCGCAGGTCGACCCGAACTCGTTCCAGGACGCGTGGGTTCTGATTCTGGGGCGGACATGATTGATTGTGCAGATCAAGTGCTAATTGCTACAGAATTTGATGATTAGTTTGGCGCTAAATGAAACAATAAATGAGAGGGCAAAAACGGAGAAGGTAGGTGCCAGAAGGGATCGATTTAATGGTAGACTAAAGTATTCGAAGGGAACAATGCACATATGAGGATAGGTGGAGCGAATACCAGAGGGATAGGGTGTCTTTTTATTGTGAACAGATCTTCGAAATGTGGATCTAAAATCAGGTAGTGTGTATGCGTGTGACTCACTCAAGGACTCAAGGTGCTATTTGTGGTAATTGAATCAATACTCGCTCCGCTTCCAGATCTGATACCTGATATCTTGAGTCTTGGTGTCTCAGTCTGTTGAATTGTGACTGATCTACCTTGAAAAGCTTGAAAAGCGAGTGACGGAAGTGCGGGAACAGGTGCAAGGTCTAGATCACCAGAGTAACATCTAAAACCAGAACGAAATCGGAATCTTGGTTAGGCTCGATTGAAATTGAGGTTCAGGATGATGTATGGGATTCGATCGAAGGATACCTGATATGTGGGTGTTGAAGCTGCTTTAAGTATAATCTTGTATGAGGTGACGTTTGTGCGTTGGTTTATCCCACTAAATTAGAATGGGACAAAGTGAACTTGATGTtcaatgatggtgatgggagGTGGTGCGACGCCCTCTGCTGTTTGCTTCTATCTCTTTTTGATTCTGTGTCACTTGTCAGGAAGTAGAGGTCCtttgctttggctttgatggtagctgtgtgtatgtatgttcAGGTGGGTACTTGCGTGTTGCTTGATCAAAGTCCCTTCTCTGTCTCGCTCGCAGTCAAGGGCGTATATGCGCAAATCACCAGTTTTGAGGGACAAGTGATCGATGATCGAGGTCAAGTGGAGAATAATGTTATGGTTCTATATGTGTAAGACGTGATTCTATGGTGAAATCATGGATGTAATGTTTATCTTGAGTTATCTTGGTGTGGGAAAGTCGTGAAGGATTGCTAGATGCAAGATGTATGTTtgtgtgagtgatgatcagatcagatccaaAAGAGTGGATTTGAGCTGGCTTTTGCGAATTTAGGATTTCGGGCGGAAGTACTGCAAAGTGCAGTAAGTATCCAGTTCTGGGTGTACGAGTATTAGCTCTAGGTGGGGCTAAACCGAAGAAACAGGTAAAAATTACGTTAAAACCTGAGTCACCCTTCGCTCAGGTGGGAGAATTAATAATAACAACCAACATCTCTCGAGGGCTTCGCTCTGTGTTGCTTGTCATAACCGATCATCCTGGTCTCTCCTGACACGCCTTGGTCTGTAGATAGCATTTCGGAATCGGATTCTGCGAATATTGAACAGGCACGACCCTTCGTTATCACATCACTCCGAATTCATTCGCGTTTCTTACGCGCTCTGTCTCTCTATACCTCTATACTCTTTTCGGATTGAATCAGCATGGTACGACTACCTCGCCATACCGTACTATCTGTCCGTGAGATGGCGAGTCTCACAGAAGTTATTTCCGAAGTGTCTGACTTGAACATGTTTCGCCCGTTATCGGATCTTGCCAAGCTGGCCATCTGTGATGCCAAGTGATGCAAGCAAGCGGAAGCACGAAGCGTGCGCCTTTTCACCCCTTTGACGGGCCAGACGACAGGAAAAGAGGGTTTTGAGCTTCTACACCGATTAAGGCACGATCTCACCATTATATGGGTTTCGAAACTTTGATTTACCCTTACGGAAGGGCGACTTGGATTCTCGTTGTCTTTTCTGCGCGTTTTGGGTCAACAGCATTTGAAGAAGAGTTATGAGCGAGACGATTGAGTACGTGTAGATCTAGAACCGAATCCATTTGATGAGACATGGTGCAGAGGATGCATGTACGTAGACCAAAGACTAAGACAGGATGGATAAtagatgatgagcagaaCAGCTGGAGTGAGTAATTATTGACAGGACAACTCGCGCCCGGATCAGCGTTGgggatcaaagtcaaagctctCGTCGATACATGATCTGACGGATCGGCAAAGGCGGAACGAGGGGCGAACGGGCGGAAGGGCGGAAGGGCGTCACAGTTAGAATTATGTTATTCGGATCAACGAGGAGATCTTCTGTCCATCCATTTGACATCCTTTTCCCTTGGGGTTTCCTTTTCCCTTACCCAGATATCCGGGATGCGCCTGGAGCTCAAGGGCGTGCAGCAGCTGTGCTGTACGAGATTAATTGAAGTCAACATCTCAACGGATGACACGAACATCCGTATTCAGCCATCTGATGGGTTGGCATCCGGCACACCGACCCAGACAGATTCACGAAAGACACATAattgaatgaatgaatgaatagCTCACGTACATGCATGTCCATGTGTGAGACATGATTGAGCATCGTTACGAGAAACCCAAATAAACAGACTTCGAGACCTTGCCGATCCTCCATTATTGAGGTATTTATTTATTCACTCTTActtcgttcgttcgttccttgtattgatattgatcaATTTCCGCTACATCCAGAGCGACTGGAATCTCACCTGACTAGTACTCGTGAGACCCGAAAGATCTGCTCCTAGTCCTTCGCACAGGTTTGCCTATCTGAAAAAGCATTAGCATTttcaccaagaccaagaccaaatATCAACAACGTCACACAAATGCGCGAATGTCACCGGGCTAGGAGAAGTCGAAAAGCAAAAATCTCCGATAACCGGAAATGGCAATCTTACCTATCAACGTATATGTATACCAAGTGGCTATTCAGTGTTCTCCCATTTATAATTTCGGCGAGTATCAAGTCTAGTCCGTTGTGATCTAGGTACTCGATGCATGCTTGCGTCAGACAGATGCACGGaatgttgaggaggaagtcgttCTACCTATAAGCTATTACTCACAAGCCACCAGCCAAGCTCATATCAATCGTGCCTGTTAACCGGATCCAGgtgtgactcaccttctcttctATCAGGTAGTCACAGCCATCGCTATGCTATGAGACGTGGCTTTGAGTATGACTTCTGGATAGACACACATGTCGACAACAATGTGGACGTGCTTGGTCCAGTAGATCTTTCGTTCTGCAGCATGATCGTGCCGTGGTAGACGTTGAAGAGCGGTGACATACTCGACCATGTAGTGTACAATGCGGAACGCCTATCAGAGATAGAACACTATAACATACCTCCCTCGTCACTCATCCTTCCGAGCCCGATTAGCTATACATCTTGTGCTTGATAACCCGCCTTGCCCTCATAGGGTTCTTGGGGAGGGAGGGCGATTGATGGCATTCCGAACGGTCGGACGGATGAAGAAACCTCATTGTGAATACGTGCTCGTGCTATATATGCTACAACTCGACCGCTATACCAGCTGAGCGTTTCCCTCTTCCGCTCAGCGCCAATATCCTCGCACCGAAGAGcacgtcctcttcgtcatgGTCTGTATGCAAGTGACATGTATAAGCTGGATTCAGTGTTGAATAGGACTGCAAGGCCCTGTAGTCGCTTACCGTTGCTCAAGCCATCGTTATGGCCTTTCCGTTTGTgtgaagaagggtcgaatGTCCTGGTTGGCATGTCTGCTATCGTGCCCACCTCAATCAGTCTTGGTTGTTCACATTCCCATCGCGGGAAGCGAGGCTCAGGGTCCAGTGGTTGCGATGGGGTGGAAGTGGTCAAAAGCTGATCACTTACAACTTCCTAAAAGATTGGCATCCATTGATATCTTGAACGATTGCCTTTTGTCGGCCACTGTTTCAGAGTCTGCTATAATATCACAAGTTAGGA
Proteins encoded in this window:
- a CDS encoding OPT family small oligopeptide transporter, which translates into the protein MSAPESEPTRPGTSSGRPATSGGRPSTAGGRRTGTGRKRRQPTARLDTAASGISADELPEQQFYREGDEDEDDFEEEDEEEEDEEVFAFHRPTTAAVPALGTISDYSTSAPPSSHLPTTAGTTTNISSSSGPDGTHLNTPGLSNTPRSLFVDGKVPTPTGVMDVGGHLPELTYDKSNPPPFSGFHNPNNSSFAFTMSSASDNNGPIIARKSKRPPSGASLMDRLNRKRGSSARTGTATTNFTTTTDMSRISEDSGLSEPGLSYRPTTSNNRRMKSSAPLISETDTDIVSESGRGYSRGSYGMTEMTGDMTIPDGKTTWGDGLGGLHKEASENGDESLGVLDPGMVEEDSPYPEVRASVSNIDDPEMPALTFRAWVLGILFVVIGSGINTFFHFRTPAPYISPLIVQVVAYPVGKFAAYLLPITTWKVPRFLGGSEFTFNPGPFNIKEHTIIVMMANVAIGPAYALYATVSSELYYKHKFGYGFDIMLILATQLTGFTMAGICRRFVVWPASMIWPGNLVVTTNLNTLHAEEDGFQGGMSRLRFLLICMGGAFAYYFFPGFIFTALSYFSYACWIAPKNKVVNELFGISTGLGMGVLTFDWTQITWIGSPLTAPWWAEVNVGVGFVLFFWILVPILYYNNVWEFAYLPVNVIQAADRFGSSYDIFNILTPDIRLNTTAYAMYSPVYLSATFSMTFMLAFALATALLVHTALYHGPRIYRAVINVKTEADDIHMKLMKHYPEVPDWWFLALFAVVFTLAVTAIEVYHTELPVWGYLVAVALPFVYIIPSAFIYAMTSQQPAINLLAELIPGYMFQGQPIPGMLCKVFTVQTVVAGLSFIQDQKLGHYMKVPPRATFVAQLSATAIACFIQSATKELMFAKIPDMCAAGQKSLLTCASTKVFFTSSIIWGLIGPERLFSKGSLYHPQTYALIVGAVLPIPFWLWVRKYPKSIFRNLNLPVVFSGALFIPPASGVNYASWLLTGFIFQFWLRRKQFAWWSKYNYVLSAALDVGTALSAIAIFLFLGLPGASINWWGNTVYQKTADWNGDGASYLTAPPEGFGADTWKL